In Thermomonas paludicola, the following are encoded in one genomic region:
- a CDS encoding ABC transporter ATP-binding protein, translating into MNTAIVTPVVSARGLRKAYKNKLALDDTRFDIAPGRIVGLIGPNGAGKTTALKAVLGLIPFEGELKVLGKDPRTQRDELMNDVCFIADVAVLPRWITVAQAIEFVAGVHPRFDAARCQRFLHGTQLKPGLKVREMSKGMIVQLHLALVMAIDARLLVLDEPTLGLDILYRKQFYQRLLEDYFDEDKTIIVTTHQVEEIEHILTDVMFIRDGKIVLDAPMDAVGERYTEVMVNADKLDAARGLNPIDERSLPFGKTVMLFDGADARQLAELGETRSPGLADLFVATMKGTYA; encoded by the coding sequence GTGAACACGGCCATCGTCACTCCCGTCGTTTCCGCCCGCGGCCTGCGCAAGGCCTACAAGAACAAGCTGGCGCTGGATGACACCCGTTTCGACATCGCCCCGGGCCGCATCGTCGGCCTGATCGGCCCCAACGGCGCCGGCAAGACCACCGCGCTCAAGGCCGTGCTCGGCCTGATCCCGTTCGAGGGTGAGCTCAAGGTGCTGGGCAAGGATCCGCGCACCCAGCGCGACGAACTGATGAACGATGTCTGCTTCATCGCCGACGTGGCGGTGCTGCCGCGCTGGATCACCGTGGCGCAGGCCATCGAATTCGTCGCCGGCGTGCATCCCCGCTTTGACGCAGCACGGTGCCAGCGCTTCCTGCACGGCACCCAGCTCAAGCCGGGGCTGAAAGTGCGCGAAATGTCCAAGGGCATGATCGTGCAGCTGCACCTGGCGCTGGTGATGGCCATCGACGCCAGGCTGCTGGTGCTGGACGAACCCACCCTGGGCCTGGACATCCTCTATCGCAAGCAGTTCTACCAGCGCCTGCTGGAGGACTACTTCGACGAGGACAAGACCATCATCGTCACCACCCACCAGGTCGAGGAGATCGAACACATCCTCACCGACGTGATGTTCATCCGCGACGGCAAGATCGTGCTGGATGCGCCGATGGACGCGGTGGGCGAGCGCTACACCGAGGTCATGGTCAACGCGGACAAGCTCGACGCCGCACGCGGCCTCAACCCCATCGACGAACGCAGCCTGCCGTTCGGCAAAACCGTGATGCTGTTCGACGGCGCCGATGCAAGGCAGCTGGCCGAGCTGGGCGAAACCCGCAGCCCCGGCCTGGCCGACCTGTTCGTTGCCACCATGAAGGGAACCTACGCATGA
- a CDS encoding FKBP-type peptidyl-prolyl cis-trans isomerase, which yields MAFYPRVLGALFATVLAMGVSHAQNAAPASDRDKVGYMLGLDAGRSIGPGLPDLDLAAFQRAVENAMSGGKPLLDAQEARQIQQVLIANIAARKAGKPAAALDRARAGLLLGATVGQSLLAQRGEFDMPMFLHGVKDGADPAAKPALDAAQIEQVRAAFAARRAAARDVERQAQGQASLQQEQAFLAQNRQVKGVFVTPSGLQYTILRQGTGVRPRPGQRVRVNYVGSLLDGHTFDSSYARGEPAEFGLDQVIRGWSEGVAMMPVGAKYRFWIPAELGYGAAGAGSDIPPNATLMFDVELLGVE from the coding sequence ATGGCGTTTTACCCGCGTGTGCTGGGCGCGCTGTTCGCGACCGTTCTGGCGATGGGCGTGTCGCATGCGCAGAATGCAGCACCGGCAAGCGATCGCGACAAGGTGGGCTACATGCTTGGGCTCGATGCAGGACGCAGCATCGGTCCAGGCTTGCCGGATCTTGATCTGGCGGCATTCCAGCGTGCCGTGGAAAACGCGATGTCCGGCGGCAAGCCGCTGCTGGATGCGCAAGAGGCGCGACAGATCCAGCAGGTGCTGATCGCCAATATCGCCGCGCGCAAGGCCGGCAAGCCCGCCGCTGCGCTGGATCGTGCCAGGGCCGGGTTGCTGCTGGGAGCAACCGTGGGCCAGTCGCTGCTGGCCCAGCGCGGTGAATTCGACATGCCGATGTTCCTGCATGGCGTCAAGGATGGCGCCGATCCTGCAGCCAAGCCGGCGCTGGACGCCGCCCAGATCGAACAGGTGCGCGCGGCGTTTGCGGCAAGGCGGGCGGCGGCACGCGATGTCGAACGGCAGGCGCAGGGGCAGGCCTCGCTGCAGCAGGAGCAGGCCTTCCTTGCTCAGAATCGGCAGGTCAAGGGCGTGTTCGTGACCCCGAGCGGGCTGCAATACACCATCCTGCGCCAAGGCACGGGCGTGCGTCCGCGGCCGGGGCAGCGGGTGCGCGTGAATTATGTCGGCAGCTTGCTGGATGGCCACACATTCGACAGCTCCTATGCCCGTGGCGAACCCGCCGAATTCGGTCTCGATCAAGTCATCCGCGGCTGGAGCGAAGGCGTCGCGATGATGCCGGTCGGTGCCAAGTATCGCTTCTGGATTCCAGCCGAGTTGGGCTATGGCGCTGCCGGGGCGGGCAGCGACATTCCGCCCAATGCCACCTTGATGTTCGACGTGGAACTGCTGGGCGTCGAATAA
- a CDS encoding DUF2058 domain-containing protein produces MSNSLRDQLLGLGFKNAPATPVPPPKRESHRAKTGPGGKPAQAGKPAHAGRPWPPQPHKQRSREDIDLAKAYAIRAQKEKDERIEAERLKQEEARARREAKAKLEAFLKDKALNSAEAEHVRHFEYGGKIKRIHVTAAQLKALNAGELGVVQMNGRYLLVDAATLAEAGAIFAQAVALNVDPNAPAGDDPYSDPQYQVPDDLVW; encoded by the coding sequence ATGAGCAATTCCCTCCGCGACCAACTGCTGGGCCTGGGCTTCAAGAATGCCCCGGCGACGCCTGTGCCACCTCCAAAGCGCGAAAGCCACAGGGCGAAGACCGGGCCGGGCGGGAAGCCGGCGCAGGCCGGGAAGCCAGCCCATGCCGGCAGGCCCTGGCCGCCGCAACCGCACAAGCAGCGCTCGCGCGAAGACATCGATTTGGCCAAGGCCTATGCGATCCGCGCGCAAAAGGAAAAAGACGAACGCATCGAGGCCGAGCGCCTGAAGCAGGAGGAAGCGCGCGCGCGCCGCGAGGCCAAGGCGAAGCTGGAAGCCTTCCTCAAGGACAAAGCGTTGAATTCCGCCGAGGCCGAGCATGTTCGCCACTTCGAATACGGCGGCAAGATCAAGCGCATCCACGTCACCGCCGCGCAGCTCAAGGCGCTCAATGCTGGCGAGCTGGGCGTGGTGCAGATGAATGGTCGCTACCTGCTGGTGGATGCCGCCACGCTGGCCGAGGCCGGCGCGATCTTCGCCCAGGCGGTTGCGCTCAACGTCGATCCGAACGCGCCGGCCGGCGACGATCCGTATTCCGACCCGCAGTACCAGGTGCCGGACGACCTGGTGTGGTGA
- a CDS encoding SlyX family protein has product MTPAIEARLIDLETRLAFQEHALQELSDALAAARGEETRNALRLHRAMEELRQLRSALAASPVTGDVASEPPPPHY; this is encoded by the coding sequence ATGACGCCTGCCATCGAAGCGCGCCTGATCGATCTGGAAACGCGTCTGGCCTTCCAGGAACATGCGCTGCAGGAGTTGAGTGACGCGCTGGCTGCCGCGCGCGGCGAGGAAACCCGCAATGCGCTGCGGCTGCATCGCGCGATGGAGGAACTGCGACAATTGCGCAGTGCCCTGGCCGCAAGTCCGGTGACCGGCGATGTTGCCAGCGAACCGCCGCCCCCGCATTACTGA
- a CDS encoding UDP-glucose dehydrogenase family protein has protein sequence MRVCIFGTGYVGLVTGTCLAEVGHDVVCVDIDAAKVDGLRRGEVPIYEPGLTPMVRANHAAGRLQFSTDAAAGIAHGDIVFIAVGTPPDEDGSADLTYVLEVARSIGTHLQAPVIVVNKSTVPVGTADKVRAAIAGVLAQRGVQIAFDVVSNPEFLKEGAAVEDCMRPDRIVIGADSPAAVAKLKRLYAPFNRNHDRIVAMDVRSAELTKYAANAMLATKISFMNEIACIAEQVGADVEMVRKGIGSDPRIGWHFIYPGAGYGGSCFPKDVQALARTAQQYGVTPRLLDAVEAVNDAQKGHLFELMARHYGGEAKLRGKTIALWGLAFKPNTDDMREASSRRLLQQLWDVGASVRAFDPEAMQETRRIVGERSDLVLCGSADEALQGADALVVITEWKQFRSPDFSKLREALADAVVFDGRNLYEPADVEAMGLACYGIGRGRSLQAGKLE, from the coding sequence ATGCGCGTTTGCATCTTCGGAACCGGTTATGTGGGCTTGGTCACCGGCACCTGCCTGGCCGAGGTCGGTCACGACGTGGTCTGCGTGGACATCGACGCGGCCAAGGTGGACGGGCTTCGGCGCGGTGAAGTACCGATTTACGAACCGGGCCTGACGCCGATGGTCCGGGCCAATCATGCCGCCGGCCGCTTGCAGTTCAGCACCGATGCGGCTGCCGGCATCGCGCATGGCGACATCGTGTTCATCGCGGTCGGCACGCCGCCGGATGAAGACGGCAGCGCCGACCTCACCTACGTGCTGGAGGTGGCGCGCAGCATCGGCACGCATCTGCAGGCGCCGGTCATCGTGGTCAACAAGTCCACGGTGCCGGTGGGGACCGCCGACAAAGTGCGCGCGGCGATCGCCGGCGTGCTGGCGCAGCGCGGTGTACAGATCGCGTTCGACGTGGTCTCGAACCCGGAATTCCTGAAAGAAGGCGCAGCGGTGGAAGACTGCATGCGCCCAGACCGCATCGTGATCGGCGCCGACAGCCCGGCGGCGGTGGCCAAGCTCAAGCGCCTGTATGCGCCGTTCAACCGCAACCACGACCGCATCGTGGCGATGGATGTGCGTTCCGCCGAGCTGACCAAATATGCGGCCAATGCGATGTTGGCCACCAAGATCAGTTTCATGAATGAAATCGCCTGCATTGCCGAACAGGTCGGTGCGGATGTGGAAATGGTGCGCAAGGGCATCGGTTCCGACCCGCGCATCGGCTGGCATTTCATCTACCCAGGCGCGGGCTACGGTGGCTCGTGCTTCCCCAAGGATGTACAGGCGCTGGCCAGGACCGCGCAGCAGTACGGGGTGACGCCGCGTCTGCTGGACGCGGTGGAGGCGGTCAACGACGCGCAGAAAGGCCATCTGTTCGAACTGATGGCGCGCCACTACGGTGGGGAAGCCAAGCTGCGCGGCAAAACCATCGCGCTGTGGGGGCTGGCGTTCAAGCCGAATACCGATGACATGCGCGAAGCATCCAGCCGGCGCCTGCTGCAACAGTTGTGGGACGTGGGCGCAAGCGTGCGTGCGTTCGACCCCGAAGCGATGCAGGAAACCCGCCGCATCGTGGGCGAGCGATCGGATCTTGTCCTGTGCGGCTCGGCCGACGAGGCGCTGCAAGGTGCGGATGCGCTGGTGGTGATCACCGAGTGGAAGCAGTTCCGCAGCCCTGATTTCAGCAAGCTGCGGGAAGCGCTGGCCGATGCGGTGGTGTTTGATGGCCGCAACCTGTACGAGCCGGCGGATGTGGAAGCCATGGGCCTTGCCTGTTACGGCATCGGGCGCGGGCGCTCGCTGCAGGCGGGGAAATTGGAATGA
- a CDS encoding FKBP-type peptidyl-prolyl cis-trans isomerase, which produces MKLSTRTTVLAVATMLALSACKAEQKPIDVSTGSAESGKAATDKTGYPGLPTEKEQVSYSIGMAMGKQLSEIKDEVNVDTVVKALRTQMTGGKALINDEQAQQIMQGFGQKMQAKQIAKMMEEAKANAAKSDQFLAENAKKDGVVTTASGLQYQVITQGKGAKPAATDGVKVNYKGTLLNGTEFDSSYKRGEPAVLPLQGVIPGWAEGLQLMQVGSKYKFWIPAKLAYGEQAPPMIGPNQALEFEVELLEIVKAPAGK; this is translated from the coding sequence ATGAAGCTGTCCACCCGCACCACCGTTCTTGCCGTCGCCACGATGCTCGCGCTGTCTGCCTGCAAGGCCGAACAGAAGCCTATCGACGTGTCCACCGGCAGCGCCGAGTCCGGCAAGGCAGCCACCGACAAGACGGGCTATCCCGGCCTGCCCACCGAGAAAGAGCAGGTCAGCTATTCCATCGGCATGGCGATGGGCAAGCAGTTGTCGGAAATCAAGGACGAAGTGAACGTCGATACCGTGGTCAAGGCGCTGCGCACGCAGATGACCGGCGGCAAGGCGCTGATCAACGACGAGCAGGCGCAGCAGATCATGCAGGGCTTCGGCCAGAAGATGCAGGCCAAGCAGATCGCCAAGATGATGGAAGAGGCCAAGGCCAATGCGGCCAAGAGCGATCAGTTCCTGGCCGAAAACGCCAAGAAGGATGGCGTGGTGACCACCGCCTCCGGCCTGCAGTACCAGGTGATCACCCAGGGCAAGGGCGCCAAGCCGGCGGCGACCGACGGGGTCAAGGTGAACTACAAGGGCACCCTGCTGAACGGGACCGAATTCGACAGCTCCTACAAGCGCGGCGAGCCGGCGGTGCTGCCGCTGCAGGGCGTGATCCCGGGCTGGGCCGAGGGCCTGCAGCTGATGCAGGTGGGCAGCAAGTACAAGTTCTGGATCCCGGCCAAGCTGGCTTATGGCGAGCAGGCACCGCCGATGATCGGGCCGAACCAGGCGCTGGAGTTCGAAGTCGAGTTGCTGGAGATCGTCAAGGCGCCCGCCGGCAAGTAA
- a CDS encoding GntR family transcriptional regulator, with product MVAVEWSDGAPIYRQLKERVVAMMLDGVLKPGDALPSVRQVAAEYQLNPITVSRAYQELADEQLVEKRRGLGMYMTDGATARLLASERERFLREEWPLVLERIQRLGLNIEELLNPQKKWGDK from the coding sequence ATGGTTGCCGTTGAATGGAGCGATGGCGCTCCGATCTACCGTCAGCTCAAGGAGCGCGTCGTCGCGATGATGCTCGACGGCGTCCTCAAGCCTGGCGATGCGCTGCCCTCGGTGCGCCAGGTGGCGGCCGAGTACCAGCTGAATCCAATCACCGTCTCGCGCGCCTACCAGGAGCTCGCGGATGAACAACTTGTCGAAAAACGCAGGGGACTGGGCATGTACATGACCGATGGAGCCACGGCCAGGCTGCTGGCCAGCGAGCGCGAACGCTTCCTGCGCGAAGAATGGCCGCTGGTGCTGGAGCGCATCCAGCGCCTGGGCCTGAATATCGAGGAACTGCTGAATCCACAGAAAAAATGGGGTGACAAGTGA